A part of Phoenix dactylifera cultivar Barhee BC4 chromosome 2, palm_55x_up_171113_PBpolish2nd_filt_p, whole genome shotgun sequence genomic DNA contains:
- the LOC103705149 gene encoding vesicle-associated protein 1-3-like, which translates to MSGMGLLKIRPSDLRFPFELKKQITCCVQLTNKTDRYVAFKVKTTNPKKYCVRPKTGIVLPRTTCSVTVMMQAQNEAPPDNQCKDKFLIQSVVAADGATTKDITPEMFNKAPDKVVDEFKLRVVYIPANPPSPVPEEPEEGWSPRSLDNGTQTPSLFDNVSKSHEEPSKGKLPEALTMISKLAEEKGHAIQQNQKIRQELFWLQELLKKQRNLGRSGFSVVFVAIVAFLGVLFWYTIKKT; encoded by the exons ATGAGCGGCATGGGGCTTCTCAAAATCCGACCCTCGGATCTCAGATTCCCTT TTGAACTCAAGAAGCAGATCACTTGCTGCGTGCAACTGACCAACAAGACCGATCGGTATGTTGCCTTCAAG GTCAAAACAACCAATCCGAAGAAGTATTGCGTGCGCCCCAAGACGGGAATCGTTTTGCCCCGCACGACATGCAGTGTTACAG TCATGATGCAAGCTCAGAATGAAGCACCGCCTGACAACCAATGCAAGGACAAGTTCCTTATTCAGAGTGTTGTGGCAGCAGATGGAGCGACGACCAAGGACATAACCCCTGAAATG TTCAATAAGGCACCTGATAAGGTAGTTGACGAGTTTAAGCTGCGGGTTGTTTATATTCCTGCTAATCCTCCCTCACCAGTTCCTGAGGAACCAGAAGAGGGATGGTCGCCAAGGTCATTAGATAATGGAACCCAAACTCCATCCTTGTTTGACAAT GTATCAAAATCTCATGAAGAACCATCAAAGGGAAAACTTCCAGAG GCATTAACTATGATTTCCAAGTTAGCTGAGGAGAAAGGTCATGCTATTCAGCAAAATCAGAAAATTCGACAAGAGCTG TTTTGGTTGCAGGAGCTGCTTAAGAAGCAAAGAAATTTAGGTCGCAGTGGTTTTTCAGTGGTGTTTGTGGCAATTGTGGCTTTCTTGGGTGTTCTATTCTGGTACACTATCAAGAAGACTTAG
- the LOC103705148 gene encoding protein NRT1/ PTR FAMILY 6.3-like translates to MAGLPATNAEGETLSDAWDCKGRPAVRSQTGGWTSAAMILGVELCERLTTLGIAVNLVTYLTGTMHLGNAASANTVTNFFGTSFMLCLLGGFLADSYLGRYLTIATFTAVQALGVTILTISTVAPGLRPPACADPSAGGCVRASGGQLGVLYLALNLTALGTGGLKSSVSGFGSDQFDESDRGERQQMMRFFSWFFFFISLGSLLAVTVLVYIQDNVGRQWGYGICAAAIVSGLAVFIAGSTRYRFKKLVGSPLTQIAAVAVAAWRKRDLKLPSDLSLLYDVGAADKGEEGGKTSEGKQKLPHSKQFRCLDRAAIMEDPAVEQSKWRLSTLTDVEEVKQVIRMLPVWATTIMFWTVYAQMSTFSVSQATTMDRRIGPSFQIPAGSLTVFFVGSILLTVPIYDRLVVPAARRLTGNQQGLTPLQRIAVGLVFSIFAMAAAALTERRRLHAAWAASSSSAVDPGSTSAPLSVFWLVPQFFFTGAGEAFTYIGQLDFFLRECPKGMKTMSTGLFLSSLALGFFFSSALVSIVHKVTGGPGRGAWLADNLNEGRLYDFYWLLAVLSAVNLGLFLVSSKGYVYKEKRMAAGEEGSVVTVELADEASRQA, encoded by the exons ATGGCCGGCTTGCCAGCGACCAACGCCGAGGGCGAAACCCTCTCGGACGCTTGGGATTGCAAGGGCCGCCCCGCCGTCCGATCCCAGACCGGAGGTTGGACCAGCGCCGCCATGATCCTAG GGGTGGAGCTGTGCGAGAGGCTGACGACGCTGGGCATAGCCGTAAACCTGGTGACCTACTTGACCGGTACCATGCACCTCGGCAATGCCGCCTCCGCCAACACTGTCACCAacttcttcggcacctccttCATGCTCTGCCTCCTCGGCGGCTTCCTCGCCGACTCCTACCTCGGCCG GTACCTCACCATCGCCACCTTCACCGCAGTCCAAGCTTTG GGGGTTACCATTCTGACGATATCGACGGTGGCTCCGGGGCTGAGGCCGCCGGCCTGCGCGGACCCGTCGGCCGGCGGGTGCGTGCGGGCGAGCGGGGGCCAGCTCGGGGTGCTCTACCTGGCTCTGAATCTGACGGCGTTGGGGACGGGAGGGCTGAAGTCGAGCGTGTCCGGGTTCGGATCGGACCAGTTCGACGAGTCGGACCGGGGCGAGAGGCAGCAGATGATGCGCTTCTTCAGctggttcttcttcttcatcagccTCGGCTCGCTGCTGGCCGTGACGGTCCTGGTGTACATCCAGGACAACGTCGGCCGGCAGTGGGGCTACGGCATCTGCGCCGCCGCCATCGTGTCGGGGCTGGCGGTCTTCATCGCCGGCTCCACCCGGTACCGTTTCAAGAAGCTGGTGGGGAGCCCCCTGACCCAGATCGCCGCCGTGGCGGTGGCGGCCTGGAGGAAGAGGGACCTGAAGTTGCCCTCTGATCTCTCGCTTCTCTATGACGTGGGCGCTGCAGACAAAGGCGAGGAGGGAGGGAAGACGAGCGAGGGGAAGCAGAAGTTGCCCCACAGCAAGCAGTTCCG TTGCCTGGACCGGGCAGCGATCATGGAGGATCCGGCCGTCGAGCAGAGCAAGTGGCGGCTGTCGACGCTGACCGACGTGGAGGAGGTGAAGCAGGTGATCCGGATGCTGCCGGTGTGGGCCACGACCATCATGTTCTGGACCGTCTACGCTCAAATGAGCACCTTCTCGGTCTCCCAAGCCACCACCATGGACCGGCGCATCGGCCCCTCCTTCCAGATCCCCGCCGGCTCCCTCACCGTCTTCTTCGTCGGCTCCATCCTCCTCACGGTTCCTATCTACGACCGCCTCGTCGTCCCCGCCGCCCGCCGACTCACCGGCAACCAGCAGGGCCTCACCCCGCTCCAGCGCATCGCCGTCGGCCTCGTCTTCTCCATCTTCGCCATGGCGGCCGCCGCGCTCACCGAGCGCAGGCGGCTCCACGCGGCGTGGGCTGCGAGCTCGTCCTCCGCCGTCGATCCGGGGTCGACGTCGGCGCCGCTGAGCGTGTTCTGGCTGGTGCCGCAGTTCTTCTTCACGGGCGCCGGGGAGGCCTTCACGTACATCGGCCAGCTGGATTTTTTCTTGAGGGAGTGTCCCAAGGGGATGAAGACCATGAGCACTGGTCTCTTCCTCAGCAGTCTCGCGTTgggtttcttttttagctcGGCTCTGGTGAGTATTGTCCACAAGGTGACGGGGGGACCCGGGAGGGGGGCGTGGCTCGCCGACAATCTGAACGAAGGGAGGCTCTACGACTTCTACTGGCTCCTCGCCGTGCTGAGCGCGGTCAATTTAGGGCTGTTCTTGGTATCCTCCAAGGGGTACGTTTACAAGGAGAAGAGGATGGCGGCGGGGGAGGAAGGGAGCGTGGTCACGGTGGAGCTGGCGGACGAAGCCTCTCGCCAagcttga